One Micromonospora sp. FIMYZ51 genomic window carries:
- a CDS encoding UPF0182 family protein has product MRSSSPLPRMSRRGRVTIGVLIGVFILFTLLGWGVQAWTDWLWFSEVDYTGVFRGVVVTRLLLFLAAALAMAAIVGGNLWLAQRLRPRNRPHSPEQATLERYRMLLGPRLGLWIVAAATIVGLFAGLSAQSRWNQWLLFLHGGEFGVDDPEFGTDIGFYVFQLPFWRFLLGLGFTAVVLALIGSLAMHYLFGGVRLQGVGDRMSNAARAHLSSLVAVFVLLKAVAYVLDRRSMLLEYNDGVGVYGAGYADINALLPAKEILAYISVVVAIAIIVFSNAWMRNLVWPGISLALLGVSAVAIGGIYPWAVQTFEVKPSARDKEAPYIQRSIEATRAAYGLDIAQHSAYAASNLTPQENLATDTAVVPNARLLDPQLVSETYTQLQQVRGFYDFGPKLDIDRYTLDGKTQDYVVGVREINYSELTAQQSNWINRHTVYTHGYGVVAAPANRVVCGGQPFFVSGFLGERSQESCSSPTDLIPANQPRIYYGERMTDGDYAIVGKPNPDANPAEFDRPAGESGEGRESYYTYTGSGGVEIGSFTRRLLYAIKEQEANFLLSEAVNENSKLLYVRNPRDRVEKVAPFLTLDGDPYPAIVDGRVQWIVDGYTTAATFPYAERVNLQQETTDELTGRGTIQLARENVNYIRNSVKATVDAYDGTVTLYEFDENDPVLKAWNKAFGGDLIKPRAEIPPSLVEHFRYPADLFKVQRNLLTRFHVTDPGDFYSGQDFWQVPNVPDAPDSGVKQPPYYLYTQFPEQEEPRFQLTSAVTPNGRQNLAALISGSYQDGRPTLQVLELPDQTRVSGPVQVHQQMTNNANIRQQLNLLSSNQAQVQYGNLLSLPFGNGMLYVEPVYVKSNQQDAYPLLQKVLLSYGDGGSFVVLADNPADGIKQLVEQGKRAAAGNPPPATEEPPGDGEEPPASPPASPPTNEAPPLTGELGVAANQVQAAITEVRAAQASGDFERYGRALKALDEALTAFQQAQQAAGGTPSTPAPTGSPSPSG; this is encoded by the coding sequence ATGCGTAGCAGCAGCCCCCTGCCGAGGATGAGCCGACGTGGACGCGTCACGATCGGTGTCCTGATCGGGGTGTTCATCCTATTCACCCTGCTCGGCTGGGGTGTCCAGGCCTGGACGGACTGGCTCTGGTTCTCCGAGGTCGACTACACCGGCGTCTTCCGTGGCGTGGTCGTCACCCGGCTGCTGCTCTTCCTGGCCGCCGCGCTGGCGATGGCGGCGATCGTGGGCGGCAACCTCTGGCTCGCGCAACGACTGCGCCCCCGCAACCGGCCGCACTCGCCCGAGCAGGCCACCCTGGAGCGGTACCGGATGCTGCTCGGCCCCCGGCTCGGGCTGTGGATCGTGGCAGCCGCCACGATCGTCGGTCTCTTCGCCGGGCTGTCGGCACAGAGCCGTTGGAACCAGTGGCTGCTCTTCCTGCACGGCGGTGAGTTCGGCGTCGACGACCCGGAGTTCGGCACCGACATCGGGTTCTACGTCTTCCAGCTGCCGTTCTGGCGGTTCCTGCTCGGCCTCGGCTTCACCGCGGTGGTCCTGGCCCTGATCGGCTCGTTGGCCATGCACTACCTCTTCGGCGGGGTACGCCTGCAAGGCGTCGGTGACCGGATGAGCAACGCCGCCCGAGCCCACCTGAGCTCGCTGGTCGCCGTCTTCGTCCTGCTCAAGGCAGTCGCGTACGTGCTTGACAGGCGTTCGATGCTGCTCGAGTACAACGACGGCGTGGGCGTCTACGGCGCCGGGTACGCCGACATCAACGCGCTGTTGCCGGCCAAGGAGATCCTGGCCTACATCTCCGTGGTGGTGGCGATCGCGATAATCGTGTTCTCCAACGCCTGGATGCGGAACCTGGTCTGGCCGGGCATCTCCCTGGCGCTGCTCGGTGTGTCGGCGGTGGCGATCGGCGGCATCTACCCCTGGGCGGTGCAGACCTTCGAGGTCAAGCCCAGCGCCCGGGACAAGGAAGCGCCGTACATCCAGCGCAGCATCGAGGCCACCCGCGCGGCGTACGGGTTGGACATCGCGCAACATTCGGCGTACGCGGCGAGCAACCTGACACCGCAGGAGAACCTGGCCACCGACACCGCGGTGGTGCCGAACGCCCGGTTGCTCGACCCGCAACTGGTGAGCGAGACCTACACCCAGCTCCAGCAGGTTCGGGGCTTCTACGACTTCGGCCCGAAGCTCGACATCGACAGGTACACGCTCGACGGCAAGACCCAGGACTACGTGGTCGGCGTACGTGAGATCAACTACAGCGAACTGACCGCCCAGCAGAGCAACTGGATCAACCGGCACACCGTCTACACCCACGGGTACGGCGTGGTCGCGGCGCCCGCGAACCGGGTGGTCTGCGGTGGCCAGCCGTTCTTCGTCTCCGGCTTCCTCGGCGAGCGGTCGCAGGAGTCCTGCTCCTCGCCCACCGACCTGATCCCGGCGAACCAGCCCCGGATCTACTACGGCGAGCGGATGACGGACGGCGACTACGCGATCGTCGGCAAGCCCAACCCGGACGCCAACCCGGCCGAGTTCGACCGGCCCGCCGGCGAGAGCGGCGAGGGGCGCGAGTCGTACTACACCTACACCGGTTCCGGCGGCGTCGAGATCGGGTCGTTCACCCGCCGACTGCTCTACGCGATCAAGGAGCAGGAGGCGAACTTCCTGCTCTCCGAGGCGGTCAACGAGAACTCCAAGCTGCTCTACGTGCGTAACCCCCGGGACCGGGTGGAGAAGGTCGCCCCGTTCCTCACCCTCGACGGCGACCCGTACCCGGCGATCGTGGACGGCCGGGTGCAGTGGATCGTGGACGGCTACACCACCGCCGCCACCTTCCCGTACGCCGAGCGGGTCAACCTCCAGCAGGAGACCACCGACGAGCTGACCGGCCGCGGCACCATCCAGCTGGCCCGGGAGAACGTCAACTACATCCGTAACTCGGTAAAGGCGACAGTCGACGCGTACGACGGCACGGTCACCCTCTACGAGTTCGACGAGAACGACCCGGTGCTCAAGGCATGGAACAAGGCGTTCGGCGGTGATCTGATCAAGCCGCGGGCGGAGATCCCGCCGTCGCTTGTCGAGCACTTCCGCTACCCGGCCGACCTGTTCAAGGTGCAGCGCAACCTGCTCACCCGGTTCCACGTCACCGACCCGGGCGACTTCTACTCCGGCCAGGACTTCTGGCAGGTGCCGAACGTGCCCGACGCGCCGGACAGCGGAGTGAAGCAGCCGCCGTACTACCTCTACACCCAGTTCCCCGAGCAGGAGGAGCCGCGCTTCCAGTTGACAAGCGCGGTCACCCCGAACGGGCGGCAGAACCTGGCCGCGCTGATCTCCGGGTCGTACCAGGACGGGCGGCCGACGTTGCAGGTGCTGGAACTGCCCGACCAGACCCGCGTCTCGGGTCCGGTGCAGGTGCACCAACAGATGACCAACAACGCAAACATCCGGCAGCAGTTGAACCTGCTCTCCTCGAACCAGGCTCAGGTGCAGTACGGCAATCTGCTCTCGCTGCCCTTCGGCAACGGCATGCTCTACGTGGAGCCGGTCTACGTGAAGAGCAACCAGCAGGACGCGTACCCGCTGTTGCAGAAGGTGCTGCTGTCGTACGGCGACGGCGGTTCGTTCGTGGTGCTTGCCGACAACCCGGCCGACGGCATCAAGCAACTCGTCGAACAGGGCAAGCGGGCCGCCGCCGGCAACCCGCCGCCGGCCACGGAGGAGCCACCGGGCGACGGTGAGGAGCCGCCAGCGTCGCCACCCGCCTCGCCGCCGACGAACGAGGCGCCGCCGCTCACCGGCGAGCTGGGGGTGGCCGCGAACCAGGTGCAGGCCGCGATCACGGAGGTGCGGGCCGCGCAGGCGTCCGGCGACTTCGAGCGGTACGGCCGCGCGCTGAAGGCCCTGGACGAAGCGCTCACCGCGTTCCAGCAGGCTCAGCAGGCGGCCGGCGGCACCCCGTCGACCCCGGCGCCGACCGGCAGCCCCTCGCCGAGCGGCTGA
- a CDS encoding PDZ domain-containing protein — protein sequence MRRRGVTVLLGALLTALLSIGVLGAPVPYVVLGPGPTVDTLGQEDGKEVIQVTGRETSTSAGQLRLTTVGVQPNVKLRAAIQGWLSDDQAVVPRELVYPPGETREEVEQRNAEDFQVSQTSAETAALRELGYEVQVVVKTVAADGPAAGVLQPGDVVTSVDGEPVPLASRLTELIRSKPAGTALRIGYTRDGAARTGTITSREQDGRPRIGIEIEQQQPHPFTLSFDLKDIGGPSAGLMFALGIIDKLTPDDLTGGQIIAGTGTIDDTGQVGPIGGIPQKLVGAKEAGATAFLVPAANCAEAVRNRQPDLPLVKVGSLDEALTALETLRSGGEPTHC from the coding sequence ATGAGACGTCGCGGCGTGACCGTCCTGCTCGGTGCTCTGCTCACCGCTCTGCTCAGCATCGGGGTGCTCGGCGCGCCCGTACCGTACGTGGTGCTCGGTCCCGGTCCGACGGTGGACACGCTGGGTCAGGAGGACGGCAAGGAGGTGATCCAGGTCACCGGCCGGGAGACCTCCACCTCCGCCGGTCAACTACGGCTGACCACGGTCGGCGTGCAGCCCAACGTCAAGCTCCGCGCGGCGATCCAGGGCTGGCTCTCCGACGACCAGGCGGTGGTGCCGCGCGAGCTGGTCTACCCGCCGGGGGAGACCCGGGAAGAGGTCGAGCAGCGCAATGCCGAGGATTTCCAGGTCTCGCAGACCAGCGCGGAGACCGCTGCGCTGCGCGAGTTGGGTTACGAGGTGCAGGTCGTGGTCAAGACGGTGGCCGCCGACGGTCCGGCGGCCGGCGTGCTCCAGCCGGGGGACGTGGTGACCTCGGTGGACGGGGAACCGGTGCCGCTCGCGTCCCGGCTCACCGAACTGATCCGGTCGAAGCCGGCGGGCACGGCGCTGCGGATCGGCTACACCCGCGACGGCGCCGCCCGCACCGGCACCATCACCAGTCGCGAACAGGACGGCCGGCCCCGTATCGGCATCGAGATCGAGCAGCAGCAGCCGCACCCGTTCACCCTCTCCTTCGACCTCAAGGACATCGGTGGCCCCAGCGCGGGGCTGATGTTCGCCCTGGGCATCATCGACAAGTTGACCCCGGACGATCTCACCGGTGGCCAGATCATCGCGGGCACCGGCACCATCGACGACACCGGTCAGGTCGGCCCGATCGGCGGCATCCCGCAGAAGCTGGTCGGGGCGAAGGAGGCCGGCGCGACGGCCTTCCTGGTGCCGGCGGCCAACTGCGCCGAGGCGGTGCGTAACCGGCAGCCCGACCTGCCGTTGGTGAAGGTGGGTTCGCTCGACGAGGCGTTGACGGCGCTGGAGACCCTGCGTTCCGGTGGCGAACCGACCCACTGCTGA
- a CDS encoding zinc-dependent metalloprotease: MPDIPFGFALPGGQPPDPNDPAQMQQFMSQLQHLLSAPGSGPVNWDLARQVAASQLAAAGDPAVSPYERNAVEEALRIADLWLEPASALPSGIRTAVAWNRNEWIFKTLDVWRKLCDPVASRMVGAMGDLVPPEARAQLGPMQSMVATLGGALFGGQLGQALGSLAAEVLSAGDIGLPLGPAGTAALIPANIRSYGAGLELAEDEVRLYVALREAAHQRLFEHVPWLRGHVLNAVETYAAGIRVNREAIEEAMGRVDPTDPESMQAIALEGIFTPEDSPTQKASLAQLETALALVEGWVCHVVDGAAAGRLPNVVALGEAFRRRRAAGGPAEQTFAALVGLELRPRRLREAAALWAALTEHRGISGRDALWGHPDLLPSDDDFADPVAFAMADTDLMTELENFDFSAPGGPEEKAPGGPQEQAPGEPDRRDDSDGGEPRS; this comes from the coding sequence GTGCCTGATATTCCGTTCGGTTTCGCGCTACCGGGTGGGCAGCCGCCCGACCCCAACGACCCCGCGCAGATGCAGCAGTTCATGTCGCAGTTGCAGCACCTGCTCTCCGCGCCGGGAAGCGGGCCGGTCAACTGGGACCTCGCCCGCCAGGTCGCGGCCAGCCAGCTCGCCGCGGCGGGCGATCCGGCGGTCTCGCCGTACGAGCGCAACGCGGTGGAGGAGGCGCTGCGCATCGCCGACCTCTGGCTGGAGCCGGCCTCCGCGCTGCCCTCGGGTATCCGGACCGCGGTGGCCTGGAACCGGAACGAGTGGATCTTCAAGACTCTCGACGTCTGGCGCAAGCTCTGTGATCCGGTGGCCAGCCGGATGGTCGGCGCGATGGGTGACCTCGTGCCGCCGGAGGCGCGGGCCCAGCTCGGCCCGATGCAGTCGATGGTGGCCACCCTCGGTGGTGCGCTCTTCGGCGGCCAGCTCGGTCAGGCACTCGGTTCGCTCGCCGCGGAGGTGCTCTCCGCGGGCGACATCGGCCTGCCGCTCGGCCCGGCCGGCACGGCCGCGCTGATTCCGGCAAACATCCGCAGCTACGGCGCGGGCCTGGAGCTTGCCGAGGACGAGGTACGCCTCTACGTGGCCCTGCGCGAGGCGGCGCACCAGCGCCTCTTCGAGCACGTGCCATGGCTGCGCGGGCACGTGCTCAACGCCGTGGAGACGTACGCCGCCGGGATCCGGGTGAACCGGGAGGCGATCGAGGAGGCGATGGGCCGGGTCGACCCGACCGATCCGGAGTCGATGCAGGCGATCGCCCTGGAGGGCATCTTCACTCCGGAGGACAGCCCGACGCAGAAGGCTTCCCTGGCCCAGCTGGAGACCGCCCTCGCCCTGGTGGAGGGCTGGGTCTGCCACGTGGTCGACGGTGCGGCGGCCGGTCGGCTGCCGAACGTGGTGGCGCTGGGCGAGGCGTTCCGCCGTCGCCGGGCTGCCGGCGGTCCCGCCGAGCAGACCTTCGCCGCGCTGGTCGGCCTGGAACTACGTCCTCGCCGGCTGCGCGAGGCCGCCGCGCTCTGGGCGGCGCTCACCGAGCATCGGGGCATCTCCGGCCGGGACGCGCTCTGGGGGCACCCGGACCTGCTTCCCTCCGACGACGACTTCGCCGACCCGGTGGCCTTCGCGATGGCCGACACCGACCTGATGACCGAGCTGGAGAACTTCGACTTCTCCGCGCCGGGCGGGCCGGAAGAGAAGGCGCCGGGTGGGCCGCAGGAGCAGGCTCCGGGCGAGCCGGACCGCCGCGACGACAGCGACGGCGGCGAGCCGCGCTCCTGA
- a CDS encoding M48 family metallopeptidase: MAGPRKPVVEVRRSQRRRRTVSAYRDGERVVVLIPDQFSRAEESEWVDRMLARLAAREGRLTRSDAGLLDRAARLIKLYLTDYGDQAVPASVRWVNNQNGRWGSCTPADRSIRLSHRIQEMPDWVIDYVLLHELAHLIVPSHNAQFWALVGRYPKTERARGYLEGVAAVAGPP, from the coding sequence ATGGCTGGGCCGCGGAAGCCGGTCGTCGAGGTACGGCGCAGCCAGCGCCGGCGACGCACGGTGTCCGCCTACCGAGACGGTGAACGAGTCGTCGTCCTCATCCCGGATCAGTTCTCCCGGGCGGAGGAGAGCGAGTGGGTCGATCGGATGCTCGCCCGGCTCGCCGCCCGGGAAGGGCGGCTGACCCGCTCGGACGCGGGGCTGCTGGACCGGGCCGCCCGGCTGATCAAGCTCTATCTGACCGATTACGGCGACCAGGCCGTGCCGGCCAGCGTCCGGTGGGTGAACAACCAGAACGGCCGGTGGGGCTCGTGTACCCCGGCGGACCGTTCGATCCGGCTCTCGCACCGGATCCAGGAGATGCCCGACTGGGTGATCGACTACGTGCTGCTGCACGAACTCGCCCACCTCATCGTGCCCAGTCACAACGCCCAGTTCTGGGCCCTGGTCGGCCGGTACCCGAAAACCGAACGCGCGCGGGGTTACCTGGAGGGCGTGGCGGCGGTCGCCGGCCCGCCCTGA
- a CDS encoding DUF5679 domain-containing protein, giving the protein MADQAQTYNGYCVKCKEKRDFEGRVEVSKTGMNMAKGKCPVCGTTVNRILGKAKV; this is encoded by the coding sequence GTGGCCGACCAGGCCCAGACCTACAACGGTTACTGCGTCAAGTGCAAAGAGAAGCGGGACTTCGAAGGCCGCGTCGAGGTCTCCAAGACCGGCATGAACATGGCCAAGGGAAAGTGTCCGGTGTGCGGCACAACAGTGAACCGCATCCTGGGCAAGGCGAAGGTCTGA
- a CDS encoding TOMM precursor leader peptide-binding protein, whose product MSPSTQRPPSPRPTLLPGLSRLWRNRHTLQLGLGQERAVLVEVTDPRATRLLDLLDGTRSERHVLAGATRTGVSAEHARALLDALRDAGLVVPGYTLLPRDLAGPRRLRLAAEAGALALTAARLPGTPAQVLRRRLAARVVVTGAGPFGAAIAVALAQAGVGHVHPDLPGPVRPVDLVGTGIGADEIGRPLGEVTRAALARTAPGTGTCPLRRHRPDLVVLLGADRPAALLAAAHAQRRRPHLLVDVREGVPVIGPLVRPPAGPCLHCLDLHRGDRDPDWPVLAAQLASTPATPTCAVSTQLAAIGYAVSQALSQLDGGTPETLGGAVEVGTAGSLRHRHWPPHPRCGCGRTGSAVQPTPPHSSSRHVESVTMTK is encoded by the coding sequence ATGTCGCCGTCCACACAACGCCCGCCGTCTCCCCGCCCGACCCTGTTGCCCGGGCTGAGCCGACTCTGGCGCAACCGGCACACCCTGCAACTCGGCCTCGGTCAGGAGCGGGCCGTCCTGGTCGAGGTCACCGACCCGCGCGCCACAAGGCTGCTCGACCTGCTCGACGGCACCCGCAGCGAACGGCACGTCCTGGCCGGGGCGACCCGCACGGGGGTCTCCGCCGAGCACGCCCGCGCCCTGCTCGACGCCCTGCGCGACGCGGGGCTGGTGGTACCCGGATACACACTTCTGCCTCGGGACCTCGCCGGACCACGCCGGCTCCGGCTCGCCGCCGAGGCCGGCGCCCTGGCGCTCACCGCCGCCCGGCTGCCGGGCACGCCGGCCCAGGTGCTCCGGCGCCGCCTGGCCGCCCGGGTGGTCGTCACCGGCGCCGGTCCGTTCGGCGCCGCCATCGCCGTCGCCCTGGCCCAGGCCGGCGTCGGCCACGTTCATCCCGACCTACCCGGACCGGTCCGCCCGGTCGACCTGGTCGGCACCGGCATCGGAGCCGACGAGATCGGGCGTCCGCTCGGCGAGGTGACCCGGGCAGCGCTGGCCCGGACGGCACCTGGCACCGGCACCTGCCCGCTGCGCCGGCACCGGCCGGACCTGGTGGTCCTCCTCGGTGCCGACCGGCCGGCCGCGCTGCTGGCCGCGGCCCACGCCCAGCGGCGGCGGCCACACCTGCTTGTCGACGTACGCGAGGGCGTACCGGTGATCGGACCGTTGGTCCGCCCACCGGCTGGCCCCTGCTTGCACTGCCTCGACCTGCACCGGGGCGACCGGGACCCCGACTGGCCGGTGCTCGCCGCCCAGCTCGCCAGCACCCCGGCCACCCCGACCTGCGCCGTGAGCACGCAACTGGCGGCCATCGGGTACGCGGTGAGCCAGGCGCTCAGCCAACTGGACGGCGGCACCCCGGAAACCCTCGGCGGGGCGGTCGAGGTCGGCACGGCGGGCAGCCTCCGGCACCGTCACTGGCCGCCGCACCCCCGCTGCGGCTGCGGTCGAACGGGCAGTGCAGTCCAGCCGACCCCGCCGCACAGCAGCAGCAGGCACGTCGAGTCGGTAACAATGACCAAGTGA
- a CDS encoding AarF/ABC1/UbiB kinase family protein yields the protein MTDIPRRAVSRTAKLAALPLGFAGRTVLGMGKRVTGLASDVISAEIQQRTAEQLFSVLGQLKGGAMKFGQALSVFEAALPEEVAAPYRQALTKLQEAAPPLPAASVHKVLASQLGPAWRDRFVTFDDSPTAAASIGQVHRAVWRMPDGTGRDVAVKIQYPGAGDALLADLKQLSRLGGMFRAIQPGLDVKPLLAELRERITEELDYELEAESQRAFAAAYADDPEIFVPAVFSASPRVLVTEWIEGTPLAEIIRDGSEQQRDEAGRLMATLHLSAPARAGLLHADPHPGNFRLLPDGRLGVIDFGAVARMPEGTPEPIGRIAGLALRGDADEVVAGLRAEGFVSSDEPVDAQALLDFLRPMLEPIAADEFRFTRAWLRAEAARLASPRSPAYQFSRQLNLPPSYLLIHRVTLGSIGVLCQLEAKAPYRGILERWLPGFAQVS from the coding sequence GTGACCGACATCCCGCGCCGGGCCGTGTCCCGCACCGCCAAACTAGCCGCTCTGCCGCTCGGCTTCGCCGGCCGGACCGTCCTCGGCATGGGAAAGCGCGTCACCGGCCTCGCCTCCGACGTGATCTCGGCGGAGATCCAGCAGCGCACCGCCGAGCAGCTGTTCAGCGTCCTTGGCCAGCTCAAGGGTGGGGCGATGAAGTTCGGTCAGGCGCTGTCGGTCTTCGAGGCGGCCCTGCCGGAAGAGGTCGCCGCGCCCTACCGACAGGCCCTGACCAAGCTTCAGGAGGCCGCGCCGCCGCTGCCCGCCGCCAGCGTGCACAAGGTGCTGGCCAGCCAGCTGGGTCCCGCCTGGCGGGACAGGTTCGTGACCTTCGACGACTCCCCCACCGCGGCGGCCAGCATCGGCCAGGTGCACCGTGCGGTGTGGCGGATGCCGGACGGCACCGGTCGGGACGTGGCCGTCAAGATCCAATACCCCGGTGCCGGTGACGCCCTGCTCGCCGACCTCAAGCAGCTCTCCCGGCTCGGCGGCATGTTCCGGGCCATCCAGCCGGGGTTGGATGTCAAGCCGCTGCTGGCCGAGCTACGGGAACGGATCACGGAGGAACTGGACTACGAGCTGGAGGCCGAGTCACAGCGGGCCTTCGCCGCCGCGTACGCCGACGATCCGGAGATCTTCGTGCCGGCGGTCTTCTCCGCCTCGCCCCGGGTCCTGGTGACCGAATGGATCGAGGGCACTCCGCTGGCCGAGATCATCCGGGACGGCAGCGAGCAGCAGCGCGACGAGGCGGGCCGGTTGATGGCCACGCTGCATCTCTCTGCACCGGCCCGAGCCGGGCTGCTGCACGCCGACCCGCATCCGGGCAACTTCCGGCTGCTGCCCGACGGCCGACTCGGCGTGATCGACTTCGGCGCGGTGGCCCGAATGCCGGAGGGCACGCCGGAACCGATCGGCCGGATCGCCGGACTGGCCCTGCGTGGCGATGCCGACGAGGTGGTGGCCGGCCTGCGGGCCGAGGGTTTCGTCAGCTCCGACGAACCGGTCGACGCCCAGGCGCTGCTGGACTTCCTGCGCCCGATGCTCGAACCGATCGCCGCCGACGAGTTCCGGTTCACCCGGGCCTGGCTGCGTGCCGAGGCCGCGCGGCTGGCCAGTCCGCGGTCGCCCGCGTACCAGTTCAGTCGACAGCTCAACCTGCCGCCGTCGTACCTGCTCATCCACCGGGTGACGCTCGGCTCGATCGGGGTGCTGTGCCAACTGGAGGCCAAGGCGCCGTACCGGGGCATCCTGGAACGCTGGCTGCCCGGTTTCGCCCAGGTCAGCTGA
- a CDS encoding WhiB family transcriptional regulator, which translates to MSLALAPLDLTVEMEANLPCRKFDPDLWFSDSPTELELAKSLCGDCPLRVECLAGAVERAEPWGVWGGEIFERGAVVARKRPRGRPRKEDLARDAALQVEAEARLAANGLTTSRSAVRLAA; encoded by the coding sequence ATGAGTCTGGCGTTAGCCCCGCTCGACCTGACTGTCGAGATGGAGGCGAACCTGCCCTGCCGGAAGTTCGACCCTGACCTGTGGTTCTCCGACTCGCCCACCGAGCTGGAACTGGCCAAGTCGCTCTGCGGAGACTGCCCGCTGCGCGTCGAGTGCCTCGCCGGCGCGGTCGAGCGGGCCGAGCCCTGGGGCGTCTGGGGCGGCGAGATCTTCGAGCGTGGCGCGGTCGTTGCGCGCAAGCGGCCCCGTGGCCGCCCGCGCAAGGAGGACCTCGCCCGCGACGCCGCGCTTCAGGTCGAGGCCGAGGCGCGGCTGGCCGCCAATGGCCTCACCACGTCGCGCAGCGCCGTCCGGCTGGCTGCCTGA